In Oryza sativa Japonica Group chromosome 1, ASM3414082v1, the genomic stretch cgtactaggatatgtcacatccaaccaaaaaaCCTTATATTTgcggacagagggagtagtatagcCAACTGTCAGCTCTAAAAATTGACACATTATCTACAGCCACTCTAATAGCCTACCCATAcaataattttatataaatatatattgcaCCATTAATACTtggcccacctctcatacacacacaatattTTGGAAcccatgctgcagctggctacaaatctttagcccgcttttcttctctctcctctcctctcctctctcctccacatatgTCTGTAGCTAACCTATAGCatgctattatacttgctcttatatATCCTTCATCCGTGTCCATTCTTTTACAACAGAATTCCATTACTGCTTTACATATTGCATGATGTCTCGGAACTTCTAAGAGAAGGTGGTTAATTGGGAGCAAAAGCACCTCGTTTCGCCAATCAGAGGGCTGCTActcagggtgtgtttggataatgggaaatggggGGGTGAGATTGGGATTAGGAAATGAAgcaagggttaggattaaatagaagagggagaatgaatgATTAGGATTTAAAAGTgtcttttggtgggtgggaaatcatttccctaTCCCATTAGCCAAACACTGCCTCACTGATAGAAGGATACTTACCTATGCTAGATGTGACTAAATGCATGTAGTAGAATATTGACAAATACCAATATTGATGGTGCAAGATAATACCGAATCAAGTACATAATCTAAGGTAAGAAAGGAACCTCTGTAAAGAATCTTGAAGCTGATTGTTTCTCCTATCAGCATCTTCAAGGTTTCTTTGTAGCTCCCCAATTTCTACCTGAGCATCAGCTAGTTGTTTCATGATTGCACCATTATGCTGTCTCTCAGCTTTCAATGAATTCTCTACTGCTGTCACATTTTCCTCAAGTCTGATCAATGGGGAACAAATAATCAGCTGCGTCAATGTTTACTTATAGAGGTGATCTCCAACAGCAAGATCATTAATAAAGCACAAAATTAGTAACCAGAATTTAAACGGGTAGAAAATAAATCCGAAACAAACTGCCCTAGAATATAAAAATAAGTCAATGCAAACATCAAACAGCAGACCTTTGGGTGGTGTCGTGATAGTGAGCAATGCTTTTATCagcatcttcaatttttttgaGTAGTTCCTCATTTTTATACTGTGCTTCGCTTAGTAATTTCTTAGTTGCTTCAGTTTCTTGCCTTTCTGTAGTCAATAAAGCATCCTTCTCTGTTAAACTTTCTTCAAGCCTATGTtcacaaaaagaagaaagaactgTTATTGAGATAGTAGAACAGATTTTGTAAAATACATATGGTTGCAAAAGAAAATGACTTCATGATTGATCAAAAGTTTCCATGCATGTCGAGCAATGGCCATGTAACTTGTAAAGAATCTAAAAACCTTTGTATAGTAGTCTCAAGTTGAGTAGATTTTTCATCAGTATCCCCAGCTTCTCTCAGAAGTTCATCAATTTTAGCTTGTGCTTCAGCTAATTGTACCACAGTTTCCTCATGTTGTTGCTTTTCAATAGTCACTGAAGATTGTAATTTTGTAATGGCCTCCTCAAATCTACATATAGAAATAGATTGCAAGCCATCAGACATCATAGTAAAGGAAGATGGAAAGATATTTATGACCAAACAATAGAATATCAGTTCACAAGAACTTTCTAGGACGAACCTTTGAACTGTTTCCTGAAGCAGATCGATTTGTTTCTCAGCATCTTCAAGCTTGCTTGCAAATGCTTCATTTCTTGCTTGAGATTCAGCTATTACGGCACTAGCTTCTTCCTTTTCCTGTCTTTCTGCTAGCAAAAGGGCCTCCCTTTCTTGTATAGTCTCCTCTAGTCTGTATTGAAAAAGAATGGGAGTGCATTTTAATGCTATTAGAGCCGAAATGGTATGTGCCCATTACAGTAAACTATCGGTTGCACATAAATGAATCTAAGGGAACAATGGAAGCAAAAGAATACCATGAATTTCTGAATTGACATAAATGTCCCTCAAATCATTTAAAGAGGCATCTGATTTTCATAATGAAAACATGTAGTTATAAAAGAAATACACCAGCAAATACACTTTCTAGATCTGGCACCAGTCAAACAAAATGTCCAGAAATTACAGTGGTCAGAAGTGGTTAACTACCAAATGAGAAAATTGTGGGTTTTATACAACATGGAGATTTATTGGAATTTACTATAAAAGAGTGCTTTTCTGGGGAGGCTAGAAGAGATGGAAGGGGGGTATTTAGGAGGGAGGAGGTGCAGTGAGATCCAATGAATAAAATGATCTAAAGTTGAGAATTCGAGTGACACAGGTGTTTCTAGAACTGCAAGAAACATAAAGCGTGCACCATCTTATGTATGAACGTGCATGTCTATGTCTGTTATGTGCAGGCATTAGAATGTAGAGTTATGTATGATGCTCTTTTTATTTTGGGAGAATGCATGTTCTAGTCAACTGTTTTCTGGTTTAGCTTccacaatcaacaagaaataatacTGAACACTCAggcaattaagaaaaaaagacaaacctctGCACAGTATCGCTAAGCTGCTTGATTTTTCCATCTGCATCCTCGACTTCCTTGCTCAATTCTTCATTTCTTTCTTGAGCATTAGCATGTGCTTTCTTAGTTAAATCATTTTCCTCTTGTTCTGCTACTAGAAGCGCCTGTCATAATAGTGCACTCACTGAATATCAAAATATTTCATACCATGCCTAAATGAGCTAAAACAGGCCAGAAATAAATATCATGATtgcttctactccctccgtttcacaatgtaagtcattctagcattttccacattcatattaatgctaatgaatctagacatatatacctatctagatttattaacatcaatatgaatgtgggaaatgctagaatgacttacattgtgaaacggaggaagtagaaaaaTTACAACTGTACACTGCTGACTCTTTttaatataaacatatatacaaCAGTAAATTGCTATTGTAAACCATTTTATCAAATGTTAATAGAGACCCTCCCTAGTGGTTCAATGTACCTTGAGTCCTTCGATTTCAGAAGTCAATGAACtgatcttttctctttcttgCTCAAGAGCTTCCTCAACAGCCTTTTTAGCTGATTCTCTTTCCTGCATTGCTGTGACGTCTTGCATTCGCTGTTCCATTTCATTAAGAGCGGCCTGCAATTTAGAAACTTCTGCTACTTTGGACTTCTCCAGATCTGTCTGCAAATCAAATACACATACATGACCAATAGTTTCTATGTCAATACGGATACAACCTGCAGTGCCAACGTAAGTCAGTGCAGTTGCACCATATCTGCAGTAATTTAATTGTACTCAAGACCAGGAATTAACCCTTAATTTCTTTTCCAGGCCCAACCGGTTTGTTAGCTCCTCCACACGTTCCTCCAATTTCTCTTTTGCCACCTTAAGAGCTTGTGTATCTCTTGCAGCCTAGAATATTTGTGCATGAGAAAATTTGCTTtagtaaaggaaaaaaaatccatcagtTACAAATCAAAAGGTGTTCATTTACCATTCTGAGCTGTCTCAGCTCCCTTCTGGCAACCCTTCTTCTCCAAGCACATTGATAAGTCAATGCTGCTCTCTTCAGTTTTAGATAGTTAGAGTTATCTCTGTGGCAACGCCACTGGGTCTGCAGATACACATGTCCAAATGATGGTCTAAACATAAGCAAATGAAGATGAATGGCACATACAACCAGGAGCTTGATGTCCATCTACAGTTGAACAAGGAAAGTAACAGTGAAGTGTATACAAGAACAGCTAGCCTACCTGGATATGGGTAGTAGCCTTGTTTTGCTTTCTAAACATGAATTCCTTGAGAGCTGCCATGGTTCTTAACCCTGTCTGCAATGTAATGGCTGACAAACGCAGTTGAGAATAAGTTCTCCATGCAAAATAACAGCGGatatttttctgaatttttattgcTGCTGCTTCTCGTCTCAGGCATTCATGCAGTTTACAAGCCAATCTTGCTGCAATCAGAAGAAAAGCTCTCAATATATGTATACAGGTCCATCTATATACTACACAAAAACATTTTCAGATACCATCTGAAAAGCACTTTACCTCTAACAAAGGATTGCAAGCAAACAGATGCATTACGCAGTATCAGGAACTGCTCACGAGCAACATGAGTACGAAACTGACCCTGAACACCTCTTGCTGCATTATTCCGCACCTCTGTTCTTCTAGCATCTAATTCAGCCATCTGACCAGCTCTCAGGAATACTTTGGTTCTTCCAATCTGTAAGTTGCAATTAATTTTTCAACTATAGGACTAACTAAGCAAACTTCCAAAGCATTATATTTTCCTAGACACTAAACAAAAGCAACCAAAAGGACAACATGCGTTGTGAATCATCTGCTTGCAAGGAGTCAAGTCAGAACCTTCTAATATGTTTTCAACAGTATAATCCTACTATTAAATCATATcaagagagaaaaatataacTCATAAAGAACAGCTAAATGGTGGTGGGCCAAGTCCAAGGCCCAAAATCATTGGTAGTCTCTTCAATAAATCCATAGTTGGTACCAACCACATCAAACCCCACTATAAGCAAACCCTATACTTCAGTGGTTCAACCCACCCTAGGTACCTCTAGCCCTTTCTGATGAGCTCAGTATTTTATTCTTttcgtatttttttttataatttatgtcGTCCACATACAGCAACCCAGTTTGTTGGAATACACACAAAAATAATTTCAACTTCTTGGTTTAGAACACAATCTAACCCAGAACCCGATTGAAAACCGAACCAGACCATCCTTTTATTTCAATGCTGTTTAGACTCACAAGGCAAACATGTATGCATTTATTCTCAAAGTGGCAAAGTCTCACCCATTTCAGACAATGTTTATCTGGCCAGTAACCACCTActttaaaagatataagttgTCCCTACTCATTAAGAACATTCCCATGGCATACATGCCATTTTAGTGAAGATGTACATGTCATATGGCCATATGGGGCCATGCCTATGGTAGCCAAACAATAAATGCATGCGATGGCTAGTAAAACATATTTCACCTGGTAACCCTGCAGCCCCATTTTATCCAAAACCTTTTGGCAGGTGACCTTTTCATCATTTCTACAGAAAAGCATGTGGACCATTTATTAATACAAACCAGAAATGAAAGGGTAAAATTTATTAGACaaaatgaagacactaaattGTTGAGGCATTGATACTCACTTCTCTTTCACAATTTCAGAAGCAAGAATGCGAAAGCGATGAAGAAAATCATGAAATAATTTCCTTGTGGGATATCCAGCACAGCTGATTCTAATCGCTTCAAGAACACCCTTAAGGATGAAAAACAATTATCAGAAGGCACTATGAAACTGTACTCCACGAAATTTCAAAAAAGGAAATATAATATCTACTTACCGAACATCGAAGTTGCTGCAGAACATTCGTGTTCTCAAATATAGCAGGTTTAAGAACACTATTTGGTTTTACACATCTAATGTAATGAGGCTCTGTAGAGCTCAACGTCTCCATCAGTTCATGAAGTTGCACCTGGAAATTAAACTCAATCAAATGAGAGGTGTTTCTATATCAAAGCACAGCTAAAGAAAAGTAAACACCACAATCCCACTCTTTATTAAAAACTTCAATTGTTATTATACTAATCTGTCAAATAAAATCCCTAAAGTTATATACTACGTATTTAGATTCAGCTTAGGTCCTTTCTGCTATATCATGCCATGAATCTCTGGCATAGGACATAGTAGCAGAAAAAATGTAATGATTATGCAGTATGCCAACACATTAGTCTAATATCGTGTCGCAAGCGAGATTCTCCCATGCTGTTTTACCTAAAAAATAGCGAGATTCTCCCATGACATTTAATTCATATCACTAGTTTGGTGATGTGACATCGGTCTAATAACATGGCATGGAAAAATAATAAGCTCAGATTACAAGCTATGTAAGGGTCCACTAAACATATTTAAGTTTCTACCATTAGTAGGAAACAAAAGTTGAATTCATAACCCACATAGTATAAAATAGTGACATAATAAACAAGTCTAATATAGCAGAGAGTTACCTTAAAGCGAGTGGCAATTGAGGACTTTGATGATTTTGTGTTCTCTTCTGATGCCGGGGGGAACAATGCAGACACAAAAGAGCATCTGGAAGCATTCAGTAATTCCTGATGCTCTGCTACCACGTAATCTTTGTTTTTGTCCAGAAAATGATCAGATTGATATATCACCTGGAGATATATTTAAAAAGTGTGACATTCTCAGACAAATTTATGAATAAAGATAAGAGCAGTACACTGAAAATGCTTACATCTCCAGCATAATGTTGGATAGTAAACGCAGTACGAGAAAGTTTTGGTTTGGTAAATCTTTTGTGATTCTTGAACTTTTCGTACAGCTTCTGGGAAAATGTCTCGTGTGTCGACTTTGGGAACATGCTGGTTGATATAgacaataaaagaaaaaaatatcagagACATTAGAAATGTCATGCGGTGCAAAAAATGCACACCCCTAAGTAAAAACAAGAATGACATGTGTTGCTTGGGAATGAACATCAGGTGTCCACTTCAGCATATTATGAAAAATAGGATCTGGCAATCCACATAACATATATTGTTCCTAACTAAACAATTGATCAAAATCCACTTCTCTACATAAGGCATGCATCAGCGTAGTAATACACATATgtagacttttttttcttaatatgtCCCAGTAAAATTGGAACATGCAgtgaaaaacaaaggaaaaatggGAACTTACCAAGCTTCATCAAGAAGTGCAATAATGCCACCTGGTTTCTGGACACAGAAACGTGATAACTAAATATTAGAacataaaagataaaaaaaaaggtggtgGTAATGTACAACAGGAACATAGACGTGTTTTGAAACTACAATCATCTGTGGAAGGCACTGTAGCAATTAAGTATGGTATCATCTACTGGTTTAAAGAAGCTCAAGATCAGGTAGACCAATGTTTTCCCATAGCTTACGTTGGTTTTATTCGATACTATTGAATTGCATGCACCGACCAGTTCAACCCCAAAGCTTAAGCTGATGAGGAAAGGCAGACAATTCACTTGTACTCCAACACTCCCCTCCCGCAAGCCCCAAGCGTGGAATAGAAGTGGCtgcaattttttatttgattgcGTGCCAGCCTGGATTCGAACTCGAGAACTCTAGCTCTGGCACCAACCAGTTCAATCCAAAAGCTTAAGCTGATGAGGAAAGACATACAATTCACTTATACTCCAACAAATACTGATCAACTCAAAGGAAGATAAGATTGGCATAATATTGGTGTATAATATGGAACTTTGTCTAAAAATACTGAGGCCTTAAGTCAAATcaatcttcaaattcattatgaGATTTTGTCTAAAAAATCGTGCTGAAATCAGTTTATATCACTAATCACTATTGCTGCTCCTACAGGTAAAAGGTACAATCCCAGAATATGGATCCTATTCAAGTTAGCACATCCACCGAAGTCAGCTTCAGGCCCAAAGTCTGTGGCTTGAGCTTGGCTAGTCTTTTACTTGAGCAGATGAAAAAGCTCAAGCAATCCATATAGATAGGCTTTTGCTTATTTTTCCCCTAGCTCCCTGGGTATCCTTTGAAACTACACCAGCTATCAATAGTTGGATATGAAGTAAGTGAAGAGCGAAGTCATTAAGAAAGGAAAAGGGGTTTATAGTATTTCAGTGAATAAGCCCGAATTGGTCAAGACTGTTTATGGGCCCTTCTATATGATACCAGTTTGTGGTTTCATTGAATATGCTTCAGGCTCGCGATTCAACTTTGGTCGTTATGGATTGATACCAAAAAGGCATTCAGCTGGACATGGGAGGCAGCAACTGTTAGCACATGGCAACAGCACAGTTTCTATAGGCATCTCAGGGTTACACAACTGCATAATATGGGCCTATGTATCTGACACAGTAGAACATTGTCTAGCTAAGTTGAGGATTAACATGTTACTTGGTCATCTATCTTATCTGTTGCAGTAAAATTATTGTTAGCTTCATAAGCCGTGTATCTTATCTATTGGTTACTTAGCTTCATAAAGGAGCTGCCatctacttcctctgtcccaaaattaAGAGGTTTAGCAAAGAAACACACAGGTTCTTCCCACACTCCGGTTTTCCCTCTCCCCACAAACTGTCGATTCCACCCAGCTATAGTCTGGGTTTACTCATTGTGATCTGCGGATCATAACAGGACCTAACTGCATTAGCACTTGGGGAAAACAAATTACAACAGCGTAGTTAACCAATACCTTCTCGATCAAATCAAGTACATCTTGGTTATCTACAAACTCTATGTAACTCCAGTTAATCTGCTCCCTTGTATACTCCTCCTGCTCCATTTTGAATACATTCTGCAAAAACAAGCATCCATGGTTGCTTGGCACAGGAAGCAAGAGAATAACAGTCTACTAATATGATGAGTTGTACAGGTACCTGGTTAAAATGTTGCTGAAGTTTTTCATTTGTGAAATTGATACATAATTGCTCAAAACTGTATAGCAGCAGAATACAATAGAAGGACTTAGCAAACTCATATAGTGTCTTCGATAGCataaattaactattctttCTGCACCTAGCTAGTTACCTGTtagttttaaaactttcaaagcCATATATGTCAAGTACCCCAATCAATTTGTCCGAATTTGGGTCTTGCCCAATCGATGCATTAATTCTATTTACAAGCCTGCAATAGTACAACTGTACATACTTAGAAAGGATATGCGCATAAAAAGTATGGAATGAGTTGTCCCTAGTCAACTCTATTACCAGTCAAATAATCGAGAGTATATTTGTTTTGCTAAGCCATCCCTGCTAACAGTAGCAGAACTAGGACCAACTGTAGTAGTAATCACTCCTTCTGGTGTATTTATTTCCCTTTTTATCAAGGCATTCTCCAACTTCTTGCAGTCACACCTGTAATAAGCATTTCACAATGTATTGTAGattgtaaatatttaaatattggAAAGATGGCACTAAAATTACAAAGAGAAGTGAAGAACTTAAAACGTCAGGCATACATCAAGAGCTCTGCGGCTGTATTAAGATGGAATCTAGATTTGTCATCCTTTATAACAGATGAATCTACCTCACTCCCCTTTGCAAAATTAATATTTCCAAGATGCAGCACAGCAGCAACAACCCGGAATATAGCTTCCTGTAAAAGAAAATGTCGTTTGATAAAATGCATCCCCAGTAAAACAATTCAATACTTTAAGGGGGCAGATTTTAAAACCTGTTCTTGCTCAATGATGCCAACTGTATCCATAGCATTTCTAGTTACAAGATACTCTTCAGCATCGTTGATACCATCAACTCTAATGCAAGACGACTGATTGAGGTAATGAAATGAAGATGGATCCCCCAGCTTATACCTTTTTATATCCTGCAACCACAATTTTGGCATAAAAAGTAGCACATGTAACAGGTTGAAAAGAAAGATTCTACATGCAAACTGAGACCACAAACAGGGAAAAAAAGTACCTCTGGTGGCGCAGCACAGAGGAAGTAAAAGCAATGGTAGTTTCGCTCTGGACTATTGATTTGGCAGACTCGAGATCTCTCAAGCAAGTAAGTTCTAATAGCAGCGCCAGATATCTTCCCACTCTTGTCAAATTGGATTTCAACGAACTTACCAAATCGACTTCAGTATGTTAAGAAAAATTAACATCCATGTAAGTATCACATAATCGTAGTATGAACAAGAATGAGGGAATGAACTACTAAAGTTAATATTTGATTATTTTACTGTCTGTGTGAGCTAAATGTCGTGAATACAAAATAGAACCAGTTAGTTTTGATCTTAGATATTGAGAGGCTAAAATAGTTATATGTTTATCCTTCATGGCCTGCTGACCCATACGCGATCAGAGCCAAAACGATTTGCATTGGTAATCTTCTTGAAAAGCAAAATGGTTGCTTGAATCTAGCAGGTGGGACCAGTTCAAATATTTGGCAAAATACTAACATTAGCAGCCATTgaacttttgttttttctttcaagAGAGTTCTAAGTTCTAACCTAACTTTGTTTTCTCGAAAATGCAGGACTgcgtttcatttcattaagaagaaagaaactaaaTACAAAATGAGGGGGCTAAACTGACACACACCCAAGAACACGCCCACACACACAACACCTAAGGTTGACACACGACCAGAACAAGCAAACACAAACTAATTGCCCGGGGTAAGCGACCTACAGAGAAGCTCTTGGAGAGCGTAAGCTCCAGGCCTCCAGCTAAACTCCACAAGCTAAAATCATTTTCTATAGCCTGCAATACCATTTTCCAGCTACACTCAGTTCTAGCTTAACTTTGTACTCAGTACATAATTGCAATACCATATGACCAACCAAGTTCCATGCCTCAAGGTTCTACATATGTGAAAGCTACGGTCCAAATTATTTTATCGAGACTTTACTTCGAAACAAAAAACATTTCATATTGTAAGATCAAGACCTTCCTGAAATAATCTATACAGGATCATGCCAGTGAAGCGCTAATGATCAGAATACGTTCACAGAATAGTAATTTTTGCTTTTGTAGCATGTTTATTTTTAGCAACACACAGTTATTCCGCAAGTGATACCATAATAAACTCTGCTGCTCCTTCACACCTTTGATTATGATGTATACAACACAACTGTACTACCACTTTGTTTGTGTTACTCTGAACTCTAAAGCTGCAAACAGTATAGATTTCACTATCTTCTTATTTCCATGTTATGATATGCATACCTTGAATTGTTGTTCCGAACAGTTTTTGCATTCCCAAAAGCTTCAAGGACTGGGTTTGACTGGATCCAAAACACAAGTGAGAAAGAAAAACAGCAAAGAAAAATAAGGAAATTGATACATTAGAAAACACTATATCTTTTGAACTAATGGAACTCCAGTGATATCAGAAAGATGTGTTAAAAACATAGGAATCTTTCCAACTTACTTCTAAAACCTGCTGTTCAACCGTCCTTCCTCCTGTTCCAGACCGCCCACCCAAATATGCAAGATATCTCATCAGCAGTTTCGTCGTTTCAGTCTTACCAGCTCCACTTTCACCACTGACCAAAATGGAATTGTTCCTTCCTTCATTCATCATTTGCCTGTTTCCTTATTCAGACAAACGCAAAATGGTTTCATCAATATAGGAGGAGCACTTCCACACTTAGGTCAGTAATAAGATGAGGTGCTAGTACTATAAAAATTCACCTGTAAGAGACATCAGCTATTGCAAATACATGAGGATCTAGATCCCCAAGGTTTGCACCTTTGTATTTTTCCATAGTTCGGACATCAACAAGATTAGGCAGCCTTTGGAACGGATTTATGGCAATCAGGATATTGCCGGTATAGGTCTGGAACTCAAGAGAATATCATTAGGGGAAAAACAATGGACTAGTGTTAATGGTTGTTCTTTTGACATTACAATGAAATGATCACTCACATAGATTAGATTTCTTGCATATCTGACAGCCAGATTATCTAAAACACCAGGCTCGTGCAAGTATGATAACCTTGTCATGTCATCGACTCCATCAGGTGGTGCTTCTGTGTCTTTAGGATGTATATCTGATACATTTGCAATAACCTAGAGGCAAAAAATAACAATTACCATTTACATACAAAAAACAACATGCTATAGAAACTGAGTACCGTAGATAATGTCATACTTATAAAAGTCTTATCAAGCACATCATTGACATCAATATACACTCATTGTAGTCGATTTTCTCGAATCAGTTATACACAGGTAGAGCTAAATGAAAGCCACAAATTAAACCACACTAGCTAATGTATTTTGCTGCTCTGAGAGGCTACAAAATGTGCAATGGGAGTTAGACATCAACTGCTTTGGATGATTTTAGAAAGAGATACCACAAATCTTAGATGTTAAAGTATTGTTAGATGGTTCAAACACCTCACTAGCCTTTTTGATACAACTTATTACCATGGGGCTGTAAGTTTCCTACAAATGATTTTTCTGCTAACTATTTTCCTCTAAATGAACACAGCAGTCAATACTTGCTTAGTCAAAAACTAGAAAGTGGCAGACATGCAGAAAAACTGAAGTCGTAAACTCTCTGGAAcaaaaaattgaactcaaaagCCATTACGACTCAAAATTCATAGTAATATAATACAAAATTACAACTCAAAGCATACCGTCTTTCCCTTGGTTGTGCGAACATGGGCATTTTTACCATCAATCCGGAAGACCTCACCATCAACCCAAGCTGAATCTTTATCTTCCACCCAGACATGAGAGCCTATAACAATGTTTAACATA encodes the following:
- the LOC4325942 gene encoding myosin-17 isoform X7; translated protein: MASMLNIVIGSHVWVEDKDSAWVDGEVFRIDGKNAHVRTTKGKTVIANVSDIHPKDTEAPPDGVDDMTRLSYLHEPGVLDNLAVRYARNLIYTYTGNILIAINPFQRLPNLVDVRTMEKYKGANLGDLDPHVFAIADVSYRQMMNEGRNNSILVSGESGAGKTETTKLLMRYLAYLGGRSGTGGRTVEQQVLESNPVLEAFGNAKTVRNNNSSRFGKFVEIQFDKSGKISGAAIRTYLLERSRVCQINSPERNYHCFYFLCAAPPEDIKRYKLGDPSSFHYLNQSSCIRVDGINDAEEYLVTRNAMDTVGIIEQEQEAIFRVVAAVLHLGNINFAKGSEVDSSVIKDDKSRFHLNTAAELLMCDCKKLENALIKREINTPEGVITTTVGPSSATVSRDGLAKQIYSRLFDWLVNRINASIGQDPNSDKLIGVLDIYGFESFKTNSFEQLCINFTNEKLQQHFNQNVFKMEQEEYTREQINWSYIEFVDNQDVLDLIEKKPGGIIALLDEACMFPKSTHETFSQKLYEKFKNHKRFTKPKLSRTAFTIQHYAGDVIYQSDHFLDKNKDYVVAEHQELLNASRCSFVSALFPPASEENTKSSKSSIATRFKVQLHELMETLSSTEPHYIRCVKPNSVLKPAIFENTNVLQQLRCSGVLEAIRISCAGYPTRKLFHDFLHRFRILASEIVKEKNDEKVTCQKVLDKMGLQGYQIGRTKVFLRAGQMAELDARRTEVRNNAARGVQGQFRTHVAREQFLILRNASVCLQSFVRARLACKLHECLRREAAAIKIQKNIRCYFAWRTYSQLRLSAITLQTGLRTMAALKEFMFRKQNKATTHIQTQWRCHRDNSNYLKLKRAALTYQCAWRRRVARRELRQLRMAARDTQALKVAKEKLEERVEELTNRLGLEKKLRTDLEKSKVAEVSKLQAALNEMEQRMQDVTAMQERESAKKAVEEALEQEREKISSLTSEIEGLKALLVAEQEENDLTKKAHANAQERNEELSKEVEDADGKIKQLSDTVQRLEETIQEREALLLAERQEKEEASAVIAESQARNEAFASKLEDAEKQIDLLQETVQRFEEAITKLQSSVTIEKQQHEETVVQLAEAQAKIDELLREAGDTDEKSTQLETTIQRLEESLTEKDALLTTERQETEATKKLLSEAQYKNEELLKKIEDADKSIAHYHDTTQRLEENVTAVENSLKAERQHNGAIMKQLADAQVEIGELQRNLEDADRRNNQLQDSLQRLVEDATTSEALLVAERQENEVTKKTLTEALDQIEELVKEVECAKNSVYQLQDNIQRLEQNASAREADLLTERQEKETTSKALAEAQAKIEGLLEEISSANKKTDLLQKTIERLEEDGIAKEALLLTEKQAHEATRMTLTEALEKNEELLKKIHDDDKHILELQFTIQRLEENTAAKENLLLREREQNDATTKAQIESQERNEQLLKRFVDVDRKIDLLQDTIERIGENSTIKDALLLSERQEKDAIKKELVEAGERNEELIMKIEDTDKKIEHLQNAIIKLEGDIEAKDISLEAAREENDTIRKSLAEAQEKNEELLRKISDNEYRIHLLQDTAQKLQVDAISRLSSFVMEKQESDAAKRALTEARERNEDLLKRNEDLLKRNDDLIKKIEESSKTITQLQETLQRLEGKSTNLEAENQVLRQQATATPPSTAKSSASRSKITRIHRSPENGHILNGDTRQAEIKPSTGTSETIPSIGNPPDLNNEKHVEQGEKLQKVLNQKYQSPQSQQPQDDQQWLLTCISQYLGFFGSKPVAALLIYQCLSHWRSFEAMKTGVFDSILQAINSATEAQNDTRALAYWLSNLSTLTVLLQRSFKTTRTAISTPQRRRFSSERIFHASQTSNAGLAYLSGQPVVGAAGLPQVEAKYPALLFKQQLVDLIEKVYGMISDSVKKELNPLLELCIQDPRTSHSPAKGHANGLGQKNQLGHWLAIVKVLTNYLDVLRANHVPSILVHKLFTQIFSLIDVQLFNRLLLRRECCSFSNGEYVKVGLAELKHWSDNATREFAGSAWDALKHIRQAVDFLVISLKPMRTLKEIRTDVCPALSIQQLERIVSMYWDDINGSNAISAEFTSSLKSAVREESNTVTTFSILLDDDSCIPFSLDDIAKTMPIIEVAEDDLLPFVRENPSFAFLLQRGNS